The DNA sequence CCAGCCGGGCAACGAGCGAATGATTGATCAACGTTGTGCCAGCCAGGGCCAGGGCGGTGTTCTGGACAAAAAGTCTGCGGTTCATAGCGGTAGCGATCGATACTAACGGTTAGGGTCAGGCAACAGGATTCGTTTCCTGCGTTCTGCACCCAATATCTCACGTCTTCGAGACAAACGAAAATAAACCAGCCCGAATGCCTGCTTACCCGCGTTGGATCACCCATTCCGTGTTCCGAACGCCGGGCTAGCCCACCATCGCCAGCAGGATACCCGCAACGATCAGAATGCCGTCCAGGTATACGTAGTACCAGTAATCGGACTCCCAGCCGGCACTGGACCGGATCGTACCCAGCAACAGCAGCATCGGAGCACTGATGCAGGCAACCGTACGGGCCGAAAAACCCTGCTGGTACAAAAATGGCAGCGTGACAAAGAACCCGGCGGCCACTACGTACGCAAAGTGGAACACCTGCCGGGGCGTCAACCGCGAAACGATCGTCAGCCATTTCGACCCCCGGTCCTCGTCCCGGTCCCGGTAGTCGAACCAGAGACAGATGCTGAAAATCAGCAGAAACCGATTGACTACCCAACCCGCCATTGCCGGCTGCCAGGCGGGGGCTTCCATGATCAGCGGCAGCGCCGTAGTCGTATACGCCCAGACCAGCGCAAGGTAGGTCGTCTTCAGGATAGCAACGTGCCGTAAATACCGAAACGGATAGGCATCGATCTTGGGAGCCGTGTACAGAAACGTCATCACAACGATGGGCAGCAGGTATGGCACGTAGTGCTGCAGCCGGACGAGCAGCCCCAGCGCCAGCATACCGGCTGCGAGGGCTATCCAC is a window from the Spirosoma rigui genome containing:
- a CDS encoding UbiA prenyltransferase family protein, which gives rise to MKWVLHSVLRPAFEFAIFGNGFIALCATVMCHTTAYLFSLALPASFLPFIFCSTLASYSFHWYLTDTSGSVSERSRWNQRHKGAMLWIALAAGMLALGLLVRLQHYVPYLLPIVVMTFLYTAPKIDAYPFRYLRHVAILKTTYLALVWAYTTTALPLIMEAPAWQPAMAGWVVNRFLLIFSICLWFDYRDRDEDRGSKWLTIVSRLTPRQVFHFAYVVAAGFFVTLPFLYQQGFSARTVACISAPMLLLLGTIRSSAGWESDYWYYVYLDGILIVAGILLAMVG